Proteins from a genomic interval of Rhodothermus marinus:
- a CDS encoding AAA family ATPase, translating into MGQVLTELKTLGDLKEAGYRPLSVKDELRKNLIAKLRRGEEIFPGIIGYERTVIPQIQNAILGRHDMILLGLRGQAKTRIIRMLPELLDEYIPIIKGSEVNDNPFAPISKYGREMVADMGDDTPIEWLHRSRRYAEKLATPDTTIADLIGDIDPIKAANQRLTYADEEVIHFGLIPRTNRGIFAINELPDLQPRIQVGLLNILEEQDIQIRGFNIRFPLDILLVFTANPEDYTNRGNIITPLKDRIDSQIITHYPKTIEIGIAITQQEAWQERDGQVRVHVPYFFREIIEQIAFEARQSEYVDQKSGVSVRMTRAALECLISAAERRALLNGEAETTVRISDLLFVEPAITGKIELVYEGEQEGVQNVARMLVGRAVKAIFPRYFPDPANRKEGRAVYQPILDWFAKGGQVELTPELPFDEYARRLDAVEGLCALVQRYTHPATPAETASMMEFVLEALHQHSLLGKDLLDQETRYSDIMGSMLSSLGRDDDEEDEDDEFFRRYR; encoded by the coding sequence ATGGGACAGGTGCTGACCGAACTGAAGACGCTGGGGGACCTGAAGGAGGCAGGCTATCGGCCGCTGTCGGTCAAGGACGAGCTGCGCAAGAACCTGATCGCCAAACTGCGGCGCGGCGAGGAGATCTTTCCCGGAATCATCGGCTACGAACGGACCGTCATTCCCCAGATCCAGAACGCCATTCTGGGGCGGCACGACATGATCCTGCTCGGGCTGCGCGGCCAGGCCAAAACGCGCATCATCCGGATGCTTCCCGAACTGCTTGACGAATACATCCCGATCATCAAGGGCAGCGAGGTCAACGACAATCCGTTCGCCCCGATCTCCAAGTACGGTCGCGAGATGGTGGCCGACATGGGCGACGACACGCCCATCGAATGGCTCCATCGAAGCCGGCGCTATGCCGAAAAGCTCGCCACTCCCGACACGACCATCGCCGACCTGATCGGCGACATCGACCCCATCAAGGCGGCCAACCAACGGCTGACCTACGCCGACGAAGAGGTCATCCACTTCGGCCTGATTCCCCGCACGAACCGGGGCATCTTCGCCATCAACGAGCTACCCGACCTGCAGCCGCGCATTCAGGTGGGCCTGCTCAACATCCTGGAGGAGCAGGACATTCAGATTCGCGGCTTCAACATTCGCTTTCCGCTCGACATCCTGCTCGTTTTCACGGCCAACCCGGAGGATTACACGAACCGCGGCAACATCATCACGCCGCTGAAGGACCGCATCGACAGCCAGATCATCACGCACTATCCGAAAACGATCGAGATCGGCATTGCCATCACGCAACAGGAAGCCTGGCAGGAGCGCGACGGCCAGGTGCGCGTGCACGTGCCCTACTTCTTCCGGGAGATCATCGAGCAGATCGCCTTCGAGGCGCGCCAGAGCGAGTACGTGGATCAGAAGTCCGGCGTGTCGGTGCGCATGACGCGGGCGGCGCTCGAATGCCTGATCTCGGCGGCCGAACGCCGGGCCCTGCTGAACGGCGAAGCGGAAACCACCGTGCGGATCAGCGACCTGCTCTTTGTGGAGCCGGCCATCACCGGCAAGATCGAGCTGGTGTACGAAGGCGAGCAGGAGGGCGTGCAGAACGTGGCGCGGATGCTCGTCGGGCGTGCCGTCAAGGCCATCTTCCCGCGCTACTTCCCGGATCCGGCCAACCGCAAGGAGGGGCGGGCCGTCTACCAGCCCATTCTGGACTGGTTCGCGAAGGGCGGGCAGGTGGAGCTGACGCCCGAACTTCCTTTCGACGAGTACGCCCGCCGGCTGGATGCCGTGGAGGGACTCTGCGCGCTCGTGCAGCGCTACACGCATCCGGCCACCCCGGCTGAGACGGCTTCGATGATGGAGTTCGTGCTGGAGGCGCTCCACCAGCACTCGCTGCTCGGCAAGGATCTGCTCGACCAGGAGACCCGCTACAGCGACATCATGGGCTCGATGCTCTCGTCGCTGGGCCGGGACGACGACGAAGAGGACGAAGACGACGAATTCTTCCGCCGCTACCGATGA
- a CDS encoding S1C family serine protease, producing MRRALPLLGLLLLPLIEVGCSQNAHSEKPEPAAPQVVADTVDVQTQLYRSRETAITRAVREVSPAVVSINVLEVQRVLYRDPFADFFNDPIWEFFFGGPRSRIIERQIHAIGSGFIISPDGYIVTNDHVVGNATKITVSFPDGRAMDAELVGTDPVTDIALLKVNPDRPLPYLRFSKSEPIVGEWVIALGNPYGLFEAAPPTVTVGVVSAVGRNLPAQDGRLYRDMIQTDAAINQGNSGGPLVNALGEVIGMNAAIYTETGGSVGIGFAIPADKIQRIVAELKEKGYVDRSYYTGLYVRDLTPRIAQALGAPDTRGVFVTDVDPGSPADEAGLRPYDVIRSFGGTPVANSDDLRARLFDFRPGDRVQVEVLREGKRLTLEMRIGRQESSRR from the coding sequence ATGCGACGCGCCCTTCCACTGCTGGGATTGCTGCTGCTGCCGTTGATCGAAGTCGGGTGTTCACAGAATGCCCATTCCGAAAAGCCGGAGCCGGCCGCGCCTCAGGTGGTGGCCGATACCGTGGATGTGCAGACCCAGCTTTACCGCTCGCGGGAGACGGCCATCACGCGGGCCGTGCGCGAGGTCTCGCCGGCCGTGGTCAGCATCAACGTGCTGGAAGTGCAGCGTGTGCTGTATCGCGATCCGTTTGCCGACTTTTTCAACGACCCGATCTGGGAGTTCTTCTTCGGAGGGCCGCGCTCGCGCATCATCGAACGCCAGATTCACGCGATCGGCTCGGGCTTTATCATCTCGCCGGACGGGTACATCGTCACGAACGACCACGTGGTGGGGAACGCCACGAAGATCACCGTCTCGTTTCCCGACGGTCGGGCCATGGATGCCGAGCTGGTGGGCACCGATCCGGTCACGGACATCGCGCTGCTGAAGGTGAATCCGGATCGGCCGCTGCCCTACCTGCGCTTCAGCAAGAGCGAGCCGATCGTGGGCGAATGGGTGATCGCGCTGGGTAATCCGTACGGGCTGTTCGAGGCGGCCCCGCCGACGGTGACGGTGGGCGTGGTCAGTGCGGTGGGACGCAACCTGCCCGCCCAAGATGGCCGGCTCTACCGCGACATGATCCAGACCGACGCGGCCATCAACCAGGGCAACTCGGGCGGACCGCTGGTGAACGCGCTCGGCGAGGTGATCGGCATGAACGCGGCCATCTACACGGAAACGGGCGGCTCGGTGGGCATCGGCTTCGCCATTCCGGCCGACAAAATCCAGCGCATCGTGGCCGAGTTGAAGGAGAAGGGCTACGTGGACCGCTCCTACTACACGGGCCTGTACGTGCGGGATCTGACGCCGCGGATTGCCCAGGCGCTGGGCGCGCCCGATACGCGCGGCGTGTTTGTGACCGACGTCGATCCCGGCTCGCCTGCCGACGAAGCCGGTCTGCGGCCCTACGATGTGATCAGATCGTTCGGCGGCACGCCCGTCGCCAACAGCGACGACCTGCGGGCCCGGCTGTTCGACTTCCGGCCCGGCGACCGCGTGCAGGTGGAGGTGCTGCGCGAAGGAAAGCGCCTGACGCTGGAAATGCGCATCGGACGCCAGGAGTCGTCGCGGCGATGA
- a CDS encoding pseudouridine synthase: MRKPVRHILFWKPYGVLSQFTDREGRPTLKDYIDVPDVYPVGRLDMDSEGLLLLTNDGLLKYRLLHPRYGHWRTYWAQVERIPDDEALRRLAEGVVIAGGYRTRPARVRRIEPPELPPRPMPIRYRKTVPTCWLEISIREGKNRQVRRMTAAVGHPTLRLVRVAIGPLRLDGLEPGRWRPLTPDEETALYRLCRLKPPVGR; this comes from the coding sequence ATGCGCAAACCGGTCCGACACATTCTGTTCTGGAAGCCCTACGGCGTCCTGAGCCAGTTCACCGATCGGGAAGGACGCCCGACGCTCAAGGATTACATTGACGTGCCAGACGTCTATCCGGTCGGGCGACTGGACATGGACAGCGAAGGGCTGTTGCTGCTCACCAACGACGGGTTGCTCAAGTACCGGCTGTTACACCCGCGGTACGGGCACTGGCGCACCTACTGGGCGCAGGTCGAACGCATTCCCGACGACGAGGCGCTCCGGCGTCTGGCCGAGGGCGTGGTGATCGCAGGCGGCTACCGGACGCGCCCGGCCCGCGTGCGCCGCATCGAGCCGCCGGAGCTGCCGCCACGCCCCATGCCCATTCGCTACCGCAAGACGGTGCCCACCTGCTGGCTGGAGATCTCCATTCGGGAAGGCAAAAACCGACAGGTGCGCCGCATGACGGCCGCCGTGGGGCACCCGACGCTCCGCCTGGTCCGCGTGGCCATCGGCCCACTGCGCCTCGACGGTCTGGAACCCGGCCGGTGGCGTCCGCTCACACCCGACGAAGAAACCGCCCTCTATCGCCTCTGTCGCCTGAAACCTCCTGTTGGCCGATAA